From the genome of Triticum aestivum cultivar Chinese Spring chromosome 3B, IWGSC CS RefSeq v2.1, whole genome shotgun sequence, one region includes:
- the LOC123065227 gene encoding uncharacterized protein: protein MSTAVPTESSKPKRRNARGNRTDPGWEHGEEVDAEKRTTRCKYCLLVKGGGVYRLKHHLAGTRFNVEPCEKVPDDVRKKFLKLLGVQAEKNDAKKRKFNTEMEETGACLKENTPADNNEDEAATNRFANKRRAQITVNQFYKKEEREEVCAQICRVFYTNSISFNVVKDPEFIKMVEMIGNFGKGFKPPSYHEVRVKFLKLEVKRTMNLLSEHKEEWKKTGCTIMSDGWTDKKKRSICNFLVNSPKGTVFLASVDTSDISKTADKVFEMLDDIVEQVGEDNVVQIVTDNAANYKAAGELLMEKRKKLFWTPCAAHCIDLILEDFEKKIKMHQTTITKGRKITTYIYSRTMVLSWLREFTGGKDLVRPAVTRFATAYLTLGCLHEHKGALINMFTSTKWRGSRFNSAEGKVVQGIVLDSRGFWPNVATCLKSALPIIKVLRLVDSDEKPAMSFIYDEMDRAKDKIKQNFNNVKKSYNPIFNIIDERWRTQLHRPLHAAAYYLNPQCHYSDNFKPAEVKRGLYTCLEKMVPDLDERVKIDLQIDSFRSAKGLFGMQSAIMTRTKKRQLIGGIRMEMIALSCRGLQSEY, encoded by the exons ATGTCAACTGCTGTCCCAACCGAAAGTAGTAAGCCTAAGAGGAGGAATGCTCGTGGGAATCGGACTGACCCTGGCTGGGAGCATGGAGAAGAAGTTGATGCTGAGAAGAGGACAACAAGATGCAAATATTGCCTTCTAGTTAAAGGTGGAGGTGTCTACAGACTGAAGCATCACTTGGCTGGGACAAGGTTTAATGTCGAGCCTTGCGAAAAAGTTCCCGATGATGTTCGAAAAAAGTTTCTCAAACTTCTGGGGGTCCAAGCAGAGAAGAATGATGCAAAGAAGAGGAAGTTTAACACAGAAATGGAGGAGACGGGTGCATGTTTGAAGGAGAATACTCCTGCTGATAACAATGAAGATGAGGCTGCGACAAATCGTTTCGCTAACAAGCGCAGAGCCCAAATAACGGTGAATCAGTTTTACAAGAAAGAAGAGAGAGAAGAGGTTTGTGCTCAAATTTGTCGGGTCTTCTATACCAATTCTATCTCATTTAATGTTGTCAAGGACCCAGAATTTATAAAGATGGTTGAAATGATTGGAAACTTTGGTAAAGGTTTTAAACCTCCATCATATCATGAAGTGAGGGTAAAATTTCTCAAGCTGGAAGTTAAGAGAACAATGAATTTGCTCTCTGAACACAAAGAAGAGTGGAAAAAGACAGGATGTACAATTATGTCTGATGGATGGACAGATAAAAAGAAAAGGTCCATCTGCAACTTTTTAGTGAATAGCCCCAAAGGTACTGTCTTTCTCGCCTCAGTCGATACTTCTGACATTTCCAAGACAGCGGACAAAGTGTTTGAAATGTTAGATGATATTGTTGAGCAAGTAGGAGAAGATAATGTTGTTCAAATTGTAACGGACAATGCCGCTAACTATAAAGCAGCTGGTGAGCTATTGATGGAAAAGAGGAAAAAATTATTTTGGACTCCATGTGCAGCTCATTGTATTGATTTAATTCTTGAGGATTTTGAAAAGAAAATTAAGATGCATCAGACAACCATTACAAAGGGCAGAAAAATCACCACGTATATTTATTCTAGAACAATGGTTCTTTCTTGGTTGAGAGAGTTCACTGGAGGGAAGGATTTAGTTAGGCCAGCAGTGACAAGATTTGCTACTGCCTATTTGACTTTGGGTTGTCTGCATGAGCACAAGGGCGCATTAATCAATATGTTCACTTCAACAAAGTGGAGGGGTAGTAGATTTAATTCTGCAGAAGGGAAGGTCGTTCAAGGAATTGTTTTGGATAGCCGTGGGTTTTGGCCTAATGTTGCCACATGTCTGAAGTCTGCACTCCCAATTATAAAAGTTCTTCGATTGGTGGATTCAGATGAGAAGCCAGCAATGTCGTTCATCTATGATGAGATGGATCGTGCAAAAGATAAAATAAAGCAAAATTTTAACAATGTGAAGAAAAG CTACAATCCAATATTTAATATAATTGATGAGAGATGGCGTACACAACTTCATAGGCCTTTGCATGCTGCTGCATATTATTTGAATCCACAATGCCACTATAGTGATAATTTCAAGCCGGCTGAAGTAAAACGTGGCCTGTACACTTGTCTTGAAAAGATGGTTCCAGATTTAGATGAAAGAGTCAAGATAGATCTGCAGATTGATTCATTTAGGAGTGCCAAGGGCCTATTTGGAATGCAATCGGCTATTATGACAAGAACAAAAAAAAGGCAGCTGATTGGTGGGATTCGTATGGAGATGATTGCCCTGAGTTGCAGAGGTTTGCAATCAGAGTACTGA